The Peribacillus simplex genome contains the following window.
ATGAGGTCATTTTAAATGATGTTCCACTGCATGTTACTGATTTTCTTACTGAAAATGTAAAGGATTCTGAAGGTAGAGAAATCAGAAAAGTCAGTTTTAATTTCAAGGTTACAAATAGTGAATATCATGATATTACAACACTGCTTTATCAAATGGTATTTGATCTAAAGATTCCTCAGTCAAACGAGGAATTTCGAGCAGAGATCTTTAACTATGCGACTTCGGTAACGAATCTTTATGAAGAAAATGCCGTAGGGGATTTTTCACTGGTCTTGCTGGAAGTGAACGATCCGGAATGATTACATTGCCAGTCTTGTAAAGATATGGGTTACTGTCTATAATAATAGTGACGATCATTCTATACATATGAGGTGGTACTTTGCTTAGTGGATGGTTTTTATGGTTTATTTTATTTTGGGTAGCCCTTTTAATTATATTGATGAGCATAGGTGGCTTTTTCATGTTTCGAAAGTTCCTGAAAAGATTCCCCAAAGAAGACGGGAAATCCGATATGGATTGGGAAGAATACTATTTGGACCAAACAAAGCACTTATGGTCAAATCAACAAAAGGAATTACTCGAAGATTTAGTGAGCCCTGTACCGGAACTTTTTCGTGATGTAGCACGCCATAAAATTGCGGGGAAAATCGGAGAGTTGGCGTTAAAGGAAAAAGCGGACGATATTACGGAAGAACTAGTGATACGCGGCTATATCATTGCCACACCAAAACGTGACCATAAATTTTTACAAAAAAAATTAGCTGAAAGAAAGGTGAATATGGGTCCATATGAACACTTATTCAGCTAATGATGAAAAGGGTAGACTCTTTTGAGTTTGCCTTTTTTTTATTCTGAATAATTAAAAAGAATGGGACAGTGTGGTAATAATTAGAACGTTTGTACCCAAGCCATGCTATTCGTTAAATTTTTGATATAATAATAGTATGTAAAAATGAGGACGGAGTGAAACTATGAAATTTATCCATACGGCTGATTGGCATTTAGGTAAAATCGTTCACGGGGTACATATGACAGATGACCAAAGGCATGCCCTTTTGCAATTCATAGAAATTGTCGAAGAAGAAAAACCTGATGCGGTTGTGATTGCCGGTGATCTTTATGATCGTTCGGTTCCACCGACTGAAGCTGTGGAGCTTCTTGATGAAATCCTTTATACGATTAATGTGAAAATGAATACACCAATCGTTGCAATATCGGGAAACCATGATTCCGCGGAAAGGCTTGCATTCGGTTCATCATGGTATCGTCATAGTCAGTTGTACATTCATGGGAAATTGACAAAAACATTCGAGCCGGTTCGCATTAAGGGAGTGAATTTTTATTGTGTTCCATATGCAGAACCTGGAACGGTTCGCCATCTTTTTGAAGATGAAAGTATCCATTCCCATCAAGAAGCGATGAAGCGGATAACAGGAATGATTGCAGAGACTTTCAATAAGGATGAACCGAATGTCTTCGTAGGACATGCTTTTGTATTAGGCGGAAAAACGAGCGATTCAGAGCGAGTTTTGTCAGTAGGTGGTTCCGGATGTGTTTCATCAGACTTATTCGATGCGTTCGATTATACGGCACTTGGACATTTACATAGTCCTGACGCGATACGTCATCCTAAGGTGTTTTACTCTGGATCACTATTAAAATACTCTTTTTCTGAGGCCAAGCAAAATAAGTCGCTTTCCATTGTCGATATGCAAGAAGATGGTAGCTTCGATATACGCTATCGATCTTTGGCGCCTAAGCTGGATATGAGGGAAATATTCGGAACGATGGAAGAGTTACTAGATCCCGCTTTTTATCAATTGCAAAAAAAGGATGACTACTTGAAAATAACATTAAATGACGAGGGGTCACTCATCGATCCGATTAATCGTTTGCGCCAGATTTACCCGAATGTACTTCATCTGGAACGAAAATGGGATTTGACCGACCTTAGAAGAAAAAAATCCTTCTCTTCTGTAAAAGATGAACGGAAATCAGAATTGGACTTGTTCGAAACGTTTTATCAAGAAATGACAGATCGGGACTTTGATTCTCAAAAGCAAGATTTGATGGTTTCGGTAATTGAAGCCGTGAAGAAAGAGGAGGCTTTGAAATGAGACCCCATATTTTAACGATGCAGGCATTCGGACCATATGCAGGGAGGGAAACCATCGATTTTAATTCCCTTGGAGAACGGACCATGTTTGTCATCTCTGGAAAGACAGGCGCAGGGAAAACAACGATATTTGATGGGATCAGTTTTGCGATTTATGGAAAAGCCAGTGGTGAAGACCGAAGCGGGCAAGATTTACGAAGTCAGTTTGCCGAAGATGATGTGATGACGGAAGTCTCGCTGCAATTTACCCTGCGTGGGAAAACGTATTGGGTGACCCGGTCACCGCAGCAGGAACGAAAGAAAAAAGCAGGAGAAGGAACGACAACGGTTGGAGCAAAGGCTGAATTATATGAGATATTGGCTGAAGGAAAAAAATTGCTTGGTGCGAATGTGCGTGAGGTTGAGGAAAAAATCAAATTACTCATTGGACTTGATGCCAATCAATTCCGGCAAATCCTGATGATTCCACAAAATGAATTCCGAAAACTGTTAACTTCCGACAGCAAAGATAAAGAACAGATTCTCCAAAAATTATTTCATACTGAACTTTATAAACGAATCGAAGAAAAATTAAAAGAAGAGGCTTCCATCCTTAGAAAGCAAAGTGAAAAAAGCGCTCAGAGGAGAATTGAATTAATGAAAGGCATCCAGCCTGGTAATCATGTAGAATTGCAGGCACAATTGGAAGCGGAAGTGCCTAACGAACAGCTGATCTTACCGCTGTTACAGGAAGTCATTTTGGCAGCGGCAGAAAAAAATGAGGATGTAAATAAACAAATACAGGAAAAGCAAAAAGCTCGTGATCAAGTAAATCAAGAGCTTTCAAAAGCGGTTGATTTAATCAATAGATTATCGGAAAAAGAAAAACTTCGAAAAGAAAAGGAGAACCTTGAAGCAAAGCAGCCTGAAATGGAACTCGTGAAAGACCAAATTAAAATGGCACATAAAGCGGCTTCGCTTGAAAAGCAGGAACAATATTATTTGCGAATTGGCAAACAAGTCCAAGATGCGAATGCTGAACTTCAAAAATTAAGTGTACAGGCCGAGAAATTACAGGCTGAACGCATTGAGAAGCAGGATTCCTATGAACAGGAAATGTTGAAGGAAAACCAGAGGGAGCAGGCCGTACGGAATGTTCATCAGCTTGAGCAGGTAAAAGAGGCTGTCATGACTTTTGCAAGCTTAAAAGCACAAGTTACGTTAGATGAAAAAGAGTGGCGAACTAGTAAAGGACTTCGAGAAAAAAATGTTTCGGAACATCTGGCAATCGAAGAGGAAGCAGAGAGAGTCACTCATGAAAAAACAGAAGCGGAAAAAGCGGCGGTTCTTCATCGTGAAAAGGAAATCGAAGCGGAAAGAAATGATCAATCGTTAATGAAAATAAAAAAGCTTCAAGAAGTTCTTTCCGAAGTTCAGAATACGAAGCGGGTTCTGGAAGAAAAGAATATTCGGTTCAAAGAGATTCAAAGAATTCAGAGTCAGGAAAAGGAAAAACTGGAAGCCCTGAATCAAAACTGGCGATCAGGCCAAGCGGGTATGCTTGCGTCCATGCTGCACTCAGGGGAAAATTGTCCTGTGTGCGGTTCGCTAAGTCATCCAAAACCAGCGCAATTGCATGAGGATATGCCAACGGATATGGAACTGAAAGAGCAAGAAAACAGGCTGAAAACTGCAGAACAACAAAAAAGCCAAGCCGAAAGTGAATATTACCAAGCAAAATCAAAGTATGATGCACTGGCCGAGTCTTCAAAGGAAAAGATGATGGACTTACAAAATGACATGCCGGAGTTTAGGTTTGAAGACATTGATGATCATTTGAAACTGTTTATACAAAAAGGAAAAGTGCTGCAAGAGCAGTTAAAAGAATTGGTACGGAAAAAGTCATTATTTAATGATCTTGAAAGCAGGTTGCTGGAATTAAAAGCGAAAGCATCCCAGTTAAAGGAGAATCTTGCTTCTTTAGAAATAAAAGAGGACCAAGGGAAAACCAGGTATATTGAAAACTCGACAAAACTGACAGGATTAACCGATTCCCTGCCAGACGGTATACGGACAGAGGAAGAATATAATGCAGCCTTCCAAATGGCTGTAAAAACGCACAAACGCTTACAAATTGCTTTGGAAGATGCACAAAAAAACCTTCAAATGGTGAAAGAAAAAGAATCGGCAATCAATGCAAAAAAAGAATCCCTAAGTGGAAATATAGAGGCATTAAATCAAGAATTGAAAGAGGAACGGGAAAAGTTAATTACGGATATGACCAATCAAGGCTTTTCCAATTATAAAGAATATACAGCAGCCAAAAAGTCGGAAGCGGCTCTTGGGAGTTTAGAGGACCAAGTGCTGCAGTATAATCAAAATTGGCAAAGTGTTTTAAGTCTGTTTCATGATTTGGAAATGAAGTTAAAAGATGTAGTCAAACCGGACCTTGAAGGATTGAAAAAGACATTTGATTTCATAGATGCAGAATTGGAGTCGCTACGCCAAAATCAGAATGAATTACATGCCGAAAAAAGGACTAATGCAGAAATCGAAAGGAAATTGGCGCATATCAGGGAAGATCAGAAAAGTCTGGATGAAAGGTACAGTATCGTCGGTCATCTGTCTGAGATTTCCAAAGGTCAAAACTCCTTCAAAATAACTTTTGAACGGTATGTATTGGCAGCCTTTTTGGATGATATCCTAAAAGAAGCCAATTCAAGATTACTGAAAATGACAAGCGGCAGATATCAGCTTCTGCGAAAGCTGGATCCTAC
Protein-coding sequences here:
- a CDS encoding DUF3219 family protein, encoding MVDEVILNDVPLHVTDFLTENVKDSEGREIRKVSFNFKVTNSEYHDITTLLYQMVFDLKIPQSNEEFRAEIFNYATSVTNLYEENAVGDFSLVLLEVNDPE
- a CDS encoding DUF2621 domain-containing protein, with product MLSGWFLWFILFWVALLIILMSIGGFFMFRKFLKRFPKEDGKSDMDWEEYYLDQTKHLWSNQQKELLEDLVSPVPELFRDVARHKIAGKIGELALKEKADDITEELVIRGYIIATPKRDHKFLQKKLAERKVNMGPYEHLFS
- a CDS encoding exonuclease SbcCD subunit D, whose product is MKFIHTADWHLGKIVHGVHMTDDQRHALLQFIEIVEEEKPDAVVIAGDLYDRSVPPTEAVELLDEILYTINVKMNTPIVAISGNHDSAERLAFGSSWYRHSQLYIHGKLTKTFEPVRIKGVNFYCVPYAEPGTVRHLFEDESIHSHQEAMKRITGMIAETFNKDEPNVFVGHAFVLGGKTSDSERVLSVGGSGCVSSDLFDAFDYTALGHLHSPDAIRHPKVFYSGSLLKYSFSEAKQNKSLSIVDMQEDGSFDIRYRSLAPKLDMREIFGTMEELLDPAFYQLQKKDDYLKITLNDEGSLIDPINRLRQIYPNVLHLERKWDLTDLRRKKSFSSVKDERKSELDLFETFYQEMTDRDFDSQKQDLMVSVIEAVKKEEALK
- a CDS encoding AAA family ATPase, which produces MRPHILTMQAFGPYAGRETIDFNSLGERTMFVISGKTGAGKTTIFDGISFAIYGKASGEDRSGQDLRSQFAEDDVMTEVSLQFTLRGKTYWVTRSPQQERKKKAGEGTTTVGAKAELYEILAEGKKLLGANVREVEEKIKLLIGLDANQFRQILMIPQNEFRKLLTSDSKDKEQILQKLFHTELYKRIEEKLKEEASILRKQSEKSAQRRIELMKGIQPGNHVELQAQLEAEVPNEQLILPLLQEVILAAAEKNEDVNKQIQEKQKARDQVNQELSKAVDLINRLSEKEKLRKEKENLEAKQPEMELVKDQIKMAHKAASLEKQEQYYLRIGKQVQDANAELQKLSVQAEKLQAERIEKQDSYEQEMLKENQREQAVRNVHQLEQVKEAVMTFASLKAQVTLDEKEWRTSKGLREKNVSEHLAIEEEAERVTHEKTEAEKAAVLHREKEIEAERNDQSLMKIKKLQEVLSEVQNTKRVLEEKNIRFKEIQRIQSQEKEKLEALNQNWRSGQAGMLASMLHSGENCPVCGSLSHPKPAQLHEDMPTDMELKEQENRLKTAEQQKSQAESEYYQAKSKYDALAESSKEKMMDLQNDMPEFRFEDIDDHLKLFIQKGKVLQEQLKELVRKKSLFNDLESRLLELKAKASQLKENLASLEIKEDQGKTRYIENSTKLTGLTDSLPDGIRTEEEYNAAFQMAVKTHKRLQIALEDAQKNLQMVKEKESAINAKKESLSGNIEALNQELKEEREKLITDMTNQGFSNYKEYTAAKKSEAALGSLEDQVLQYNQNWQSVLSLFHDLEMKLKDVVKPDLEGLKKTFDFIDAELESLRQNQNELHAEKRTNAEIERKLAHIREDQKSLDERYSIVGHLSEISKGQNSFKITFERYVLAAFLDDILKEANSRLLKMTSGRYQLLRKLDPTRRNIQSGLELSVYDQYTGQERHVKTLSGGESFKASLALALGLADVVQQNAGGISLETMFIDEGFGTLDPESLDHAIEALMDIQSTGRLVGLISHVPELKERIDAQLQVISTQKGSRTSFYFAG